Within the Tursiops truncatus isolate mTurTru1 chromosome 19, mTurTru1.mat.Y, whole genome shotgun sequence genome, the region CTCCCTGGTGTAGACAGCGGTGCTCAGACGGGAGGACCTTAGGAGGCTCACCGTGTCCTACGCCTCCGTGTCCTCAGAGGCTCTGGTGCTGGAAGGACCCACCCGAGATGGGGGGCAGGACAGGGCTCTCCTCCTTGCCTGCTCCTCTCTGGGCAGGTCTCCGGGGTCTCTGGACCGAGGGGTGTCCGTGCGCTCTGTGCGGAGGGGGGGGCCGAGCTCCGGCTCTGCAGTTCCTCTTCTGTGAACAGCTGGGTCTCGTGTTCCTCCCCGGCTTCCCGTGGGTCTCCCCGCAGCCttacctccctctctcctcccccttctcttttcACACACAGGACGCCCAGAAGCCCTCCGTCTCAGAgatgctgccgctgctgctgtcCCTGctgtgggcaggtgggtgggctgcggggagagggctgggcagggcaggggctgtggctgACCCTCGTTTCCCCGCAGGGTCCCTGGCTCATGACAGAAGATATCGGCTGGAAGTGCAGCAGTCCGTGACGGTGCAGGAGGGCCTGTGTGTCCGCGTGCCCTGCTCCTTCTACTATCACTGGGAATACACGGACAACTCTGCCCCAGTTTTCGGCTACTGGTTCAAGGAAGGGGCCGATGTGAAGCTGGATGCCCCTGTGGCCACAAACAACGCAGGACGTGAAGTTCAGGAAGAGACCCAAGGCCGATTCCACCTCCTAGGGGACCATGGAAACAATTGCTCCCTGGACATCAGAGACGCCAGGAGGAGGGATCAAGGTTCATATTTTTTTCGTGTGCAAAGAGGAACGACATTATGGACTTATAAGCCTAAAAAGCTCTCCTTGCATGTGACGGGTAAGGAGTGGGGTCCGGGAGAGGCATCAGGGGAAGGACCTGGAGCCCCAGGGCAGGACTCGGATAGGACCCCCTCCTGGGAGGGGTCGGGGGGAGAGCAAGTGGGGGTTCAGAAAGAGGGGCTGGACCAAAGCCTGAAGCTTATCTCAGGGCTGCACCTCTAACCCTCCTCCTGACCCCATCTCCCCCTTTCTTCATCAGCCCTAAACCACACACCCCACATCCTCATTCCTGCGACGCTGGAGGCTGGATGCCCCGGGAACCtgacctgctctgtgccctgggccTGTGAGCAGGGCGCGCCCCCCATCTTCTCCTGGACGTCAGCCGCCCtcacctccctgggccccaggaccCACCTGTCCTCAGTGCTCACCATCACCCCACAGCCCCAGGACAATGGCACCAATGTCACCTGTCAGGTGAAGTTCCCCGCAAGCGGTGTGATCGTGGAGAGGACCATCCAGCTCAGTGTCATCTGTGAGCGCTGCGCCGTGATGCCCGGGGCgtgaggggatgggggcaggtgggCCAGGCCGGGGGTGCTTGGGGCTGTTGCCTTGAGACCCGGCTGAGTAGGAGGGCCTGGAAGGACAGAAGCCCTGTCCCTCCTGCATTTCTGTGGCTtccgggtgtgtgtgtggggggatgcCTACCCTTATCTCACCCCAGTCCTCTCACTGAGGAAGGAAACACTGTCTTCCACTCCTAGGTGCTCCACAGAGCCCAGCAAGAGGTGTGTGCTCAGGGGATGGCACAGGTAAGACGGAGCCGCCCATCCATGGGGCATTGAGTGGAGTGGGGTCTCTTCCAGGTTGGGTCAGAGCTGCACTTTCAGAGCTCAAATGGTGCAGGTCGGGTGTGGTCCTGCAATTAGACACAAGAAGCCCCCATTAGACCTCTTCCTGCCGTATCCTCCGACTCTGGTCTTGCCAAAGTGAcccacacctccctccctgcccattCTAAATATGGTCTTTATCTTTTTCCAGTCACCGAAGGCCTTGCGGGGGGGGCATTTCTTAAGTAGACTTTATTTTCAGGAACTGATTTGGGTTCGTAGCAGAATTCGTCAGACGGTAAAGAGACTTCCCTTGTCCCCGTTGCAGTTTCCCACACACGCACGGCCTCCCCGCAACAGCACGCCCCGCCAAAGGGTTCCTGTTACAATCGATGAATCTCCACTGACACGTCATTTTCAACCAAAGTGCATGATTGACGTTAGGGTTCCCTCTTGCTGTTGTACATTTCATGGGTTTGGTCAAATGTATAACGACATGTATCtgccattatagtatcatacagaagagTTTCATTGTCCCAACATCTCTTTGGACCACTTTTGTGACTGTCAGCCCCTCAGCCCTCACCCTGACCCCTCTCTGGAGCCCAGCGCTCCcctcactgctgtattcccactGGTCATAACATCTGGTCCCCCATCTGGACAGAGCCCCATTAGGGCTGTCTCAGCAGTGCCCACCAATCTGTAGACAGGTGATGCCCAGACGCACATCCCTTGTGCTGGGTGTTGGGGTGCTACAGGCAGGGCCAGGAGAGCTGTCTGGGTCT harbors:
- the LOC117309158 gene encoding myeloid cell surface antigen CD33-like gives rise to the protein MDSEFGDAQKPSVSEMLPLLLSLLWAGSLAHDRRYRLEVQQSVTVQEGLCVRVPCSFYYHWEYTDNSAPVFGYWFKEGADVKLDAPVATNNAGREVQEETQGRFHLLGDHGNNCSLDIRDARRRDQGSYFFRVQRGTTLWTYKPKKLSLHVTALNHTPHILIPATLEAGCPGNLTCSVPWACEQGAPPIFSWTSAALTSLGPRTHLSSVLTITPQPQDNGTNVTCQVKFPASGVIVERTIQLSVICAPQSPARGVCSGDGTGQSGRVAAQVILTAIWEAAVKIPLLFLVLIALLVTSRRRKAARPAGGASIANAIPGYPSG